A genomic region of Microtus ochrogaster isolate Prairie Vole_2 chromosome 15, MicOch1.0, whole genome shotgun sequence contains the following coding sequences:
- the Prpf40b gene encoding pre-mRNA-processing factor 40 homolog B isoform X1, which translates to MSVPDSGPRPPAAPAPFPPGPPMMPPPFMPPPGIPPPFPPMGLPPMSQRPPAIPPMPPGILPPMLPPMGAPPPLTQIPGMVPPMMPGMLMPAVPVTAATAPGADTASSAVTGTGPPRALWSEHVAPDGRIYYYNADDKQSVWEKPSVLKSKAELLLSQCPWKEYKSDTGKPYYYNNQSQESRWTRPKDLDDLEALVKQESTGKQQAQQLQTLQPQPQPPQPQPDPPPIPPGPIPVPMALLEPEPGRSEDCDVLEAAQPLEQGFLQREEGPSSSTGQHRLLQEEEEARPEPERPGLSWSNREKAKQAFKELLRDKAVPSNASWEQAMKMVVTDPRYSALPKLSEKKQAFNAYKAQREKEEKEEARLRAKEAKQTLQHFLEQHERMTSTTRYRRAEQTFGDLEVWAVVPERDRKEVYDDVLFFLAKKEKEQAKQLRRRNIQALKSILDGMSSVNFQTTWSQAQQYLMDNPSFAQDQQLQNMDKEDALICFEEHIRALEREEEEERERARLRERRQQRKNREAFQTFLDELHETGQLHSMSTWMELYPAVSTDVRFANMLGQPGSTPLDLFKFYVEELKARFHDEKKIIKDILKDRGFCVEVNTAFEDFAHVISFDKRAAALDAGNIKLTFNSLLEKAEAREREREKEEARRMRRREAAFRSMLRQAVPALELGTAWEEVRERFVCDSAFEQITLESERIRLFREFLQVLEQTECQHLHTKGRKHGRKGKKHHRKRSHSPSVSWQGSESDEEELPPPSLRPSKRRRRNPSESGSEPSSSLDSVESGGAALGGPGSPSSHLLLGSDHGLRKAKKPKKKTKKRRHKSNSPESETDPEEKAGKESEDREQEQDKDRELRQAELPVRSPGFGIKKEKTGWDTSESELSEGELERRRRTLLQQLDDHQ; encoded by the exons TCGGTTCCCGATTCTGGTCCCCGGCCCCCAGCAGCGCCTGCCCCCTTCCCACCGGGGCCCCCCATGATGCCACCACCCTTC ATGCCCCCTCCAGGGATCCCACCTCCTTTTCCTCCAATGGGGCTGCCCCCTATGAGTCAGAGACCACCAGCCATTCCCCCAATGCCACCTGGCATACTGCCCCCAATGCTTCCACCAATGGGGGCACCACCACCACTTACACAG ATACCAGGAATGGTACCTCCAATGATGCCAGGGATGCTGATGCCAGCGGTGCCTGTCACTGCAGCG ACGGCTCCGGGTGCGGACACCGCCAGCT CTGCTGTGACTGGGACTGGCCCTCCG aggGCCTTATGGAGTGAACATGTGGCCCCTGATGGGCGCATCTACTACTACAACGCTGATGACAAGCAGTCCGTGTGGGAGAAGCCCAGCGTGCTCAAGTCCAAGGCGGAG CTGCTGCTGTCCCAGTGTCCCTGGAAAGAGTATAAATCAGATACAGGGAAGCCGTACTACTACAACAACCAGAGTCAGGAGTCCCGTTGGACCCGGCCCAAGGATCTGGATGACCTGGAGG CCTTAGTCAAACAAGAGTCTACAGG AAAGCAGCAGGCCCAGCAACTGCAGACCctacagccacagccacagccacctcAGCCACAACCTGACCCTCCACCTATACCTCCTGGTCCCATCCCGGTGCCTATGGCCCTTCTGGAACCTGAGCCAGGTCGAAGTGAAGATTGTGATGTGCTGGAAGCTGCCCAGCCCCTGGAGCAGGGGTTCCTGCAACGGGAGGAGGGCCCCAGCAG TTCTACTGGACAACATCGGCTActacaggaagaagaagaagctagGCCAGAACCAGAGAGACCTGGCCTCAGTTGGAGCAATCGGGAAAAAGCAAAGCAGGCCTTCAAAGAGCTGCTAAGGGACAAG GCTGTCCCTTCCAATGCTTCATGGGAACAGGCCATGAAGATGGTAGTCACTGATCCCCGTTACAG TGCCTTGCCCAAATTGAGTGAGAAGAAGCAGGCATTTAATGCTTACAAGGCACAgcgggagaaggaagagaaagaggaggcccGGCTGAGGGCCAAGGAGGCCAAACAGACTTTGCAGCATTTCCTGGAGCAGCATGAACGCATGACCTCCACCACCCGCTACCG GCGGGCAGAACAGACCTTTGGGGACTTGGAGGTCTGGGCTGTGGTCCCTGAGAGGGATCGAAAAGAGGTTTATGATGATGTCCTCTTCTTCCTCGCTAAGAAGGAGAAG GAACAAGCCAAGCAGCTTCGGCGTCGAAATATCCAGGCCTTGAAGAGCATACTGGATGGGATGAGTAGTGTCAACTTCCAAACCACATGGTCCCAGGCCCAGCAGTACCTCATGGACAACCCCAGCTTTGCTCAGGACCAGCAGCTGCAGA ACATGGACAAAGAAGATGCACTCATCTGCTTTGAGGAGCACATCCGagctttggagagagaagaggaggaagagcggGAACGTGCCCGGCTTCGGGAGCGGCGCCAGCAACGGAAGAACCGGGAGGCCTTTCAG ACCTTCCTGGACGAGTTGCATGAAACAGGGCAGCTGCATTCCATGTCCACCTGGATGGAGTTGTACCCAGCAGTCAGCACTGATGTCCGCTTTGCCAACATGCTGGGCCAGCCGG GCTCTACTCCTCTGGACTTATTCAAGTTCTATGTGGAGGAGTTGAAGGCTCGATTCCACGATGAAAAGAAGATCATAAAGGACATTCTTAAG GACCGGGGCTTCTGTGTGGAGGTGAACACAGCCTTTGAGGACTTCGCCCACGTCATAAGCTTTGACAAGAGGGCTGCTGCGCTGGACGCAGGCAACATCAAGCTGACCTTCAATAGT cTGCTGGAGAAAGCAGAGGCACGGGAGAGGGAACGGGAGAAGGAGGAGGCACGAAGGATGCGGCGCAGAGAAGCTGCCTTTCGAAGCATGCTGAGGCAGGCCGTGCCTGCTCTGGAGCTGGGCACTGCCTGGGAAGAG GTCCGTGAGCGCTTTGTGTGCGACTCAGCCTTTGAGCAGATCACCCTGGAGTCGGAGCGGATCCGGCTCTTCCGAGAGTTCCTGCAGGTGCTGGAG cAGACTGAATGCCAGCACCTCCACACCAAAGGCCGAAAGCATGGCAGAAAGGGCAAGAAACACCATCGCAAGCGTTCTCACTCACCCTCAGTGAGTTGGCAG GGTTCTGAGTCAGATGAAGAGGAGCTGCCCCCACCATCCCTCCGGCCTTCTAAGCGGAGGCGTCGGAACCCCTCAGAGTCTGGCTCTGAGCCCTCATCCTCACTTGACTCAGTAGAAAGTGGGGGTGCTGCTCTTGGAGGACCAGGGTCCCCATCGTCCCACCTTCTTCTTGGGTCAG atCATGGTCTTCGGAAAgccaagaaaccaaaaaagaaaactaagaagagAAGACACAAGTCG AACAGTCCTGAGAGTGAGACAGACCCTGAAGAGAAAGCTGGCAAAGAGAGTGAAGACAGAGAACAAGAACAGGACAAGGACAGGGAACTCCGGCAGGCAGAGCTCCCCGTCCGCTCCCCAGGCTTTGGAATCAAGAAGGAGAAG ACAGGCTGGGATACATCAGAAAGCGAGCTGAGtgagggggagctggagaggcgAAGGCGGACACTCCTACAGCAGCTGGATGACCACCAATGA
- the Prpf40b gene encoding pre-mRNA-processing factor 40 homolog B isoform X6, which produces MMPPPGIPPPFPPMGLPPMSQRPPAIPPMPPGILPPMLPPMGAPPPLTQIPGMVPPMMPGMLMPAVPVTAATAPGADTASSAVTGTGPPRALWSEHVAPDGRIYYYNADDKQSVWEKPSVLKSKAELLLSQCPWKEYKSDTGKPYYYNNQSQESRWTRPKDLDDLEALVKQESTGKQQAQQLQTLQPQPQPPQPQPDPPPIPPGPIPVPMALLEPEPGRSEDCDVLEAAQPLEQGFLQREEGPSSSTGQHRLLQEEEEARPEPERPGLSWSNREKAKQAFKELLRDKAVPSNASWEQAMKMVVTDPRYSALPKLSEKKQAFNAYKAQREKEEKEEARLRAKEAKQTLQHFLEQHERMTSTTRYRRAEQTFGDLEVWAVVPERDRKEVYDDVLFFLAKKEKEQAKQLRRRNIQALKSILDGMSSVNFQTTWSQAQQYLMDNPSFAQDQQLQNMDKEDALICFEEHIRALEREEEEERERARLRERRQQRKNREAFQTFLDELHETGQLHSMSTWMELYPAVSTDVRFANMLGQPGSTPLDLFKFYVEELKARFHDEKKIIKDILKDRGFCVEVNTAFEDFAHVISFDKRAAALDAGNIKLTFNSLLEKAEAREREREKEEARRMRRREAAFRSMLRQAVPALELGTAWEEVRERFVCDSAFEQITLESERIRLFREFLQVLEQTECQHLHTKGRKHGRKGKKHHRKRSHSPSVSWQGSESDEEELPPPSLRPSKRRRRNPSESGSEPSSSLDSVESGGAALGGPGSPSSHLLLGSDHGLRKAKKPKKKTKKRRHKSNSPESETDPEEKAGKESEDREQEQDKDRELRQAELPVRSPGFGIKKEKTGWDTSESELSEGELERRRRTLLQQLDDHQ; this is translated from the exons ATGCCCCCTCCAGGGATCCCACCTCCTTTTCCTCCAATGGGGCTGCCCCCTATGAGTCAGAGACCACCAGCCATTCCCCCAATGCCACCTGGCATACTGCCCCCAATGCTTCCACCAATGGGGGCACCACCACCACTTACACAG ATACCAGGAATGGTACCTCCAATGATGCCAGGGATGCTGATGCCAGCGGTGCCTGTCACTGCAGCG ACGGCTCCGGGTGCGGACACCGCCAGCT CTGCTGTGACTGGGACTGGCCCTCCG aggGCCTTATGGAGTGAACATGTGGCCCCTGATGGGCGCATCTACTACTACAACGCTGATGACAAGCAGTCCGTGTGGGAGAAGCCCAGCGTGCTCAAGTCCAAGGCGGAG CTGCTGCTGTCCCAGTGTCCCTGGAAAGAGTATAAATCAGATACAGGGAAGCCGTACTACTACAACAACCAGAGTCAGGAGTCCCGTTGGACCCGGCCCAAGGATCTGGATGACCTGGAGG CCTTAGTCAAACAAGAGTCTACAGG AAAGCAGCAGGCCCAGCAACTGCAGACCctacagccacagccacagccacctcAGCCACAACCTGACCCTCCACCTATACCTCCTGGTCCCATCCCGGTGCCTATGGCCCTTCTGGAACCTGAGCCAGGTCGAAGTGAAGATTGTGATGTGCTGGAAGCTGCCCAGCCCCTGGAGCAGGGGTTCCTGCAACGGGAGGAGGGCCCCAGCAG TTCTACTGGACAACATCGGCTActacaggaagaagaagaagctagGCCAGAACCAGAGAGACCTGGCCTCAGTTGGAGCAATCGGGAAAAAGCAAAGCAGGCCTTCAAAGAGCTGCTAAGGGACAAG GCTGTCCCTTCCAATGCTTCATGGGAACAGGCCATGAAGATGGTAGTCACTGATCCCCGTTACAG TGCCTTGCCCAAATTGAGTGAGAAGAAGCAGGCATTTAATGCTTACAAGGCACAgcgggagaaggaagagaaagaggaggcccGGCTGAGGGCCAAGGAGGCCAAACAGACTTTGCAGCATTTCCTGGAGCAGCATGAACGCATGACCTCCACCACCCGCTACCG GCGGGCAGAACAGACCTTTGGGGACTTGGAGGTCTGGGCTGTGGTCCCTGAGAGGGATCGAAAAGAGGTTTATGATGATGTCCTCTTCTTCCTCGCTAAGAAGGAGAAG GAACAAGCCAAGCAGCTTCGGCGTCGAAATATCCAGGCCTTGAAGAGCATACTGGATGGGATGAGTAGTGTCAACTTCCAAACCACATGGTCCCAGGCCCAGCAGTACCTCATGGACAACCCCAGCTTTGCTCAGGACCAGCAGCTGCAGA ACATGGACAAAGAAGATGCACTCATCTGCTTTGAGGAGCACATCCGagctttggagagagaagaggaggaagagcggGAACGTGCCCGGCTTCGGGAGCGGCGCCAGCAACGGAAGAACCGGGAGGCCTTTCAG ACCTTCCTGGACGAGTTGCATGAAACAGGGCAGCTGCATTCCATGTCCACCTGGATGGAGTTGTACCCAGCAGTCAGCACTGATGTCCGCTTTGCCAACATGCTGGGCCAGCCGG GCTCTACTCCTCTGGACTTATTCAAGTTCTATGTGGAGGAGTTGAAGGCTCGATTCCACGATGAAAAGAAGATCATAAAGGACATTCTTAAG GACCGGGGCTTCTGTGTGGAGGTGAACACAGCCTTTGAGGACTTCGCCCACGTCATAAGCTTTGACAAGAGGGCTGCTGCGCTGGACGCAGGCAACATCAAGCTGACCTTCAATAGT cTGCTGGAGAAAGCAGAGGCACGGGAGAGGGAACGGGAGAAGGAGGAGGCACGAAGGATGCGGCGCAGAGAAGCTGCCTTTCGAAGCATGCTGAGGCAGGCCGTGCCTGCTCTGGAGCTGGGCACTGCCTGGGAAGAG GTCCGTGAGCGCTTTGTGTGCGACTCAGCCTTTGAGCAGATCACCCTGGAGTCGGAGCGGATCCGGCTCTTCCGAGAGTTCCTGCAGGTGCTGGAG cAGACTGAATGCCAGCACCTCCACACCAAAGGCCGAAAGCATGGCAGAAAGGGCAAGAAACACCATCGCAAGCGTTCTCACTCACCCTCAGTGAGTTGGCAG GGTTCTGAGTCAGATGAAGAGGAGCTGCCCCCACCATCCCTCCGGCCTTCTAAGCGGAGGCGTCGGAACCCCTCAGAGTCTGGCTCTGAGCCCTCATCCTCACTTGACTCAGTAGAAAGTGGGGGTGCTGCTCTTGGAGGACCAGGGTCCCCATCGTCCCACCTTCTTCTTGGGTCAG atCATGGTCTTCGGAAAgccaagaaaccaaaaaagaaaactaagaagagAAGACACAAGTCG AACAGTCCTGAGAGTGAGACAGACCCTGAAGAGAAAGCTGGCAAAGAGAGTGAAGACAGAGAACAAGAACAGGACAAGGACAGGGAACTCCGGCAGGCAGAGCTCCCCGTCCGCTCCCCAGGCTTTGGAATCAAGAAGGAGAAG ACAGGCTGGGATACATCAGAAAGCGAGCTGAGtgagggggagctggagaggcgAAGGCGGACACTCCTACAGCAGCTGGATGACCACCAATGA
- the Prpf40b gene encoding pre-mRNA-processing factor 40 homolog B isoform X2: protein MSVPDSGPRPPAAPAPFPPGPPMMPPPFMPPPGIPPPFPPMGLPPMSQRPPAIPPMPPGILPPMLPPMGAPPPLTQIPGMVPPMMPGMLMPAVPVTAATAPGADTASSAVTGTGPPRALWSEHVAPDGRIYYYNADDKQSVWEKPSVLKSKAELLLSQCPWKEYKSDTGKPYYYNNQSQESRWTRPKDLDDLEALVKQESTGKQQAQQLQTLQPQPQPPQPQPDPPPIPPGPIPVPMALLEPEPGRSEDCDVLEAAQPLEQGFLQREEGPSSSTGQHRLLQEEEEARPEPERPGLSWSNREKAKQAFKELLRDKAVPSNASWEQAMKMVVTDPRYSALPKLSEKKQAFNAYKAQREKEEKEEARLRAKEAKQTLQHFLEQHERMTSTTRYRRAEQTFGDLEVWAVVPERDRKEVYDDVLFFLAKKEKEQAKQLRRRNIQALKSILDGMSSVNFQTTWSQAQQYLMDNPSFAQDQQLQNMDKEDALICFEEHIRALEREEEEERERARLRERRQQRKNREAFQTFLDELHETGQLHSMSTWMELYPAVSTDVRFANMLGQPGSTPLDLFKFYVEELKARFHDEKKIIKDILKDRGFCVEVNTAFEDFAHVISFDKRAAALDAGNIKLTFNSLLEKAEAREREREKEEARRMRRREAAFRSMLRQAVPALELGTAWEEVRERFVCDSAFEQITLESERIRLFREFLQVLETECQHLHTKGRKHGRKGKKHHRKRSHSPSVSWQGSESDEEELPPPSLRPSKRRRRNPSESGSEPSSSLDSVESGGAALGGPGSPSSHLLLGSDHGLRKAKKPKKKTKKRRHKSNSPESETDPEEKAGKESEDREQEQDKDRELRQAELPVRSPGFGIKKEKTGWDTSESELSEGELERRRRTLLQQLDDHQ, encoded by the exons TCGGTTCCCGATTCTGGTCCCCGGCCCCCAGCAGCGCCTGCCCCCTTCCCACCGGGGCCCCCCATGATGCCACCACCCTTC ATGCCCCCTCCAGGGATCCCACCTCCTTTTCCTCCAATGGGGCTGCCCCCTATGAGTCAGAGACCACCAGCCATTCCCCCAATGCCACCTGGCATACTGCCCCCAATGCTTCCACCAATGGGGGCACCACCACCACTTACACAG ATACCAGGAATGGTACCTCCAATGATGCCAGGGATGCTGATGCCAGCGGTGCCTGTCACTGCAGCG ACGGCTCCGGGTGCGGACACCGCCAGCT CTGCTGTGACTGGGACTGGCCCTCCG aggGCCTTATGGAGTGAACATGTGGCCCCTGATGGGCGCATCTACTACTACAACGCTGATGACAAGCAGTCCGTGTGGGAGAAGCCCAGCGTGCTCAAGTCCAAGGCGGAG CTGCTGCTGTCCCAGTGTCCCTGGAAAGAGTATAAATCAGATACAGGGAAGCCGTACTACTACAACAACCAGAGTCAGGAGTCCCGTTGGACCCGGCCCAAGGATCTGGATGACCTGGAGG CCTTAGTCAAACAAGAGTCTACAGG AAAGCAGCAGGCCCAGCAACTGCAGACCctacagccacagccacagccacctcAGCCACAACCTGACCCTCCACCTATACCTCCTGGTCCCATCCCGGTGCCTATGGCCCTTCTGGAACCTGAGCCAGGTCGAAGTGAAGATTGTGATGTGCTGGAAGCTGCCCAGCCCCTGGAGCAGGGGTTCCTGCAACGGGAGGAGGGCCCCAGCAG TTCTACTGGACAACATCGGCTActacaggaagaagaagaagctagGCCAGAACCAGAGAGACCTGGCCTCAGTTGGAGCAATCGGGAAAAAGCAAAGCAGGCCTTCAAAGAGCTGCTAAGGGACAAG GCTGTCCCTTCCAATGCTTCATGGGAACAGGCCATGAAGATGGTAGTCACTGATCCCCGTTACAG TGCCTTGCCCAAATTGAGTGAGAAGAAGCAGGCATTTAATGCTTACAAGGCACAgcgggagaaggaagagaaagaggaggcccGGCTGAGGGCCAAGGAGGCCAAACAGACTTTGCAGCATTTCCTGGAGCAGCATGAACGCATGACCTCCACCACCCGCTACCG GCGGGCAGAACAGACCTTTGGGGACTTGGAGGTCTGGGCTGTGGTCCCTGAGAGGGATCGAAAAGAGGTTTATGATGATGTCCTCTTCTTCCTCGCTAAGAAGGAGAAG GAACAAGCCAAGCAGCTTCGGCGTCGAAATATCCAGGCCTTGAAGAGCATACTGGATGGGATGAGTAGTGTCAACTTCCAAACCACATGGTCCCAGGCCCAGCAGTACCTCATGGACAACCCCAGCTTTGCTCAGGACCAGCAGCTGCAGA ACATGGACAAAGAAGATGCACTCATCTGCTTTGAGGAGCACATCCGagctttggagagagaagaggaggaagagcggGAACGTGCCCGGCTTCGGGAGCGGCGCCAGCAACGGAAGAACCGGGAGGCCTTTCAG ACCTTCCTGGACGAGTTGCATGAAACAGGGCAGCTGCATTCCATGTCCACCTGGATGGAGTTGTACCCAGCAGTCAGCACTGATGTCCGCTTTGCCAACATGCTGGGCCAGCCGG GCTCTACTCCTCTGGACTTATTCAAGTTCTATGTGGAGGAGTTGAAGGCTCGATTCCACGATGAAAAGAAGATCATAAAGGACATTCTTAAG GACCGGGGCTTCTGTGTGGAGGTGAACACAGCCTTTGAGGACTTCGCCCACGTCATAAGCTTTGACAAGAGGGCTGCTGCGCTGGACGCAGGCAACATCAAGCTGACCTTCAATAGT cTGCTGGAGAAAGCAGAGGCACGGGAGAGGGAACGGGAGAAGGAGGAGGCACGAAGGATGCGGCGCAGAGAAGCTGCCTTTCGAAGCATGCTGAGGCAGGCCGTGCCTGCTCTGGAGCTGGGCACTGCCTGGGAAGAG GTCCGTGAGCGCTTTGTGTGCGACTCAGCCTTTGAGCAGATCACCCTGGAGTCGGAGCGGATCCGGCTCTTCCGAGAGTTCCTGCAGGTGCTGGAG ACTGAATGCCAGCACCTCCACACCAAAGGCCGAAAGCATGGCAGAAAGGGCAAGAAACACCATCGCAAGCGTTCTCACTCACCCTCAGTGAGTTGGCAG GGTTCTGAGTCAGATGAAGAGGAGCTGCCCCCACCATCCCTCCGGCCTTCTAAGCGGAGGCGTCGGAACCCCTCAGAGTCTGGCTCTGAGCCCTCATCCTCACTTGACTCAGTAGAAAGTGGGGGTGCTGCTCTTGGAGGACCAGGGTCCCCATCGTCCCACCTTCTTCTTGGGTCAG atCATGGTCTTCGGAAAgccaagaaaccaaaaaagaaaactaagaagagAAGACACAAGTCG AACAGTCCTGAGAGTGAGACAGACCCTGAAGAGAAAGCTGGCAAAGAGAGTGAAGACAGAGAACAAGAACAGGACAAGGACAGGGAACTCCGGCAGGCAGAGCTCCCCGTCCGCTCCCCAGGCTTTGGAATCAAGAAGGAGAAG ACAGGCTGGGATACATCAGAAAGCGAGCTGAGtgagggggagctggagaggcgAAGGCGGACACTCCTACAGCAGCTGGATGACCACCAATGA
- the Prpf40b gene encoding pre-mRNA-processing factor 40 homolog B isoform X3: MSVPDSGPRPPAAPAPFPPGPPMMPPPFMPPPGIPPPFPPMGLPPMSQRPPAIPPMPPGILPPMLPPMGAPPPLTQIPGMVPPMMPGMLMPAVPVTAATAPGADTASSAVTGTGPPRALWSEHVAPDGRIYYYNADDKQSVWEKPSVLKSKAELLLSQCPWKEYKSDTGKPYYYNNQSQESRWTRPKDLDDLEALVKQESTGKQQAQQLQTLQPQPQPPQPQPDPPPIPPGPIPVPMALLEPEPGRSEDCDVLEAAQPLEQGFLQREEGPSSSTGQHRLLQEEEEARPEPERPGLSWSNREKAKQAFKELLRDKAVPSNASWEQAMKMVVTDPRYSALPKLSEKKQAFNAYKAQREKEEKEEARLRAKEAKQTLQHFLEQHERMTSTTRYRRAEQTFGDLEVWAVVPERDRKEVYDDVLFFLAKKEKEQAKQLRRRNIQALKSILDGMSSVNFQTTWSQAQQYLMDNPSFAQDQQLQNMDKEDALICFEEHIRALEREEEEERERARLRERRQQRKNREAFQTFLDELHETGQLHSMSTWMELYPAVSTDVRFANMLGQPGSTPLDLFKFYVEELKARFHDEKKIIKDILKDRGFCVEVNTAFEDFAHVISFDKRAAALDAGNIKLTFNSLLEKAEAREREREKEEARRMRRREAAFRSMLRQAVPALELGTAWEEVRERFVCDSAFEQITLESERIRLFREFLQVLEQTECQHLHTKGRKHGRKGKKHHRKRSHSPSGSESDEEELPPPSLRPSKRRRRNPSESGSEPSSSLDSVESGGAALGGPGSPSSHLLLGSDHGLRKAKKPKKKTKKRRHKSNSPESETDPEEKAGKESEDREQEQDKDRELRQAELPVRSPGFGIKKEKTGWDTSESELSEGELERRRRTLLQQLDDHQ, translated from the exons TCGGTTCCCGATTCTGGTCCCCGGCCCCCAGCAGCGCCTGCCCCCTTCCCACCGGGGCCCCCCATGATGCCACCACCCTTC ATGCCCCCTCCAGGGATCCCACCTCCTTTTCCTCCAATGGGGCTGCCCCCTATGAGTCAGAGACCACCAGCCATTCCCCCAATGCCACCTGGCATACTGCCCCCAATGCTTCCACCAATGGGGGCACCACCACCACTTACACAG ATACCAGGAATGGTACCTCCAATGATGCCAGGGATGCTGATGCCAGCGGTGCCTGTCACTGCAGCG ACGGCTCCGGGTGCGGACACCGCCAGCT CTGCTGTGACTGGGACTGGCCCTCCG aggGCCTTATGGAGTGAACATGTGGCCCCTGATGGGCGCATCTACTACTACAACGCTGATGACAAGCAGTCCGTGTGGGAGAAGCCCAGCGTGCTCAAGTCCAAGGCGGAG CTGCTGCTGTCCCAGTGTCCCTGGAAAGAGTATAAATCAGATACAGGGAAGCCGTACTACTACAACAACCAGAGTCAGGAGTCCCGTTGGACCCGGCCCAAGGATCTGGATGACCTGGAGG CCTTAGTCAAACAAGAGTCTACAGG AAAGCAGCAGGCCCAGCAACTGCAGACCctacagccacagccacagccacctcAGCCACAACCTGACCCTCCACCTATACCTCCTGGTCCCATCCCGGTGCCTATGGCCCTTCTGGAACCTGAGCCAGGTCGAAGTGAAGATTGTGATGTGCTGGAAGCTGCCCAGCCCCTGGAGCAGGGGTTCCTGCAACGGGAGGAGGGCCCCAGCAG TTCTACTGGACAACATCGGCTActacaggaagaagaagaagctagGCCAGAACCAGAGAGACCTGGCCTCAGTTGGAGCAATCGGGAAAAAGCAAAGCAGGCCTTCAAAGAGCTGCTAAGGGACAAG GCTGTCCCTTCCAATGCTTCATGGGAACAGGCCATGAAGATGGTAGTCACTGATCCCCGTTACAG TGCCTTGCCCAAATTGAGTGAGAAGAAGCAGGCATTTAATGCTTACAAGGCACAgcgggagaaggaagagaaagaggaggcccGGCTGAGGGCCAAGGAGGCCAAACAGACTTTGCAGCATTTCCTGGAGCAGCATGAACGCATGACCTCCACCACCCGCTACCG GCGGGCAGAACAGACCTTTGGGGACTTGGAGGTCTGGGCTGTGGTCCCTGAGAGGGATCGAAAAGAGGTTTATGATGATGTCCTCTTCTTCCTCGCTAAGAAGGAGAAG GAACAAGCCAAGCAGCTTCGGCGTCGAAATATCCAGGCCTTGAAGAGCATACTGGATGGGATGAGTAGTGTCAACTTCCAAACCACATGGTCCCAGGCCCAGCAGTACCTCATGGACAACCCCAGCTTTGCTCAGGACCAGCAGCTGCAGA ACATGGACAAAGAAGATGCACTCATCTGCTTTGAGGAGCACATCCGagctttggagagagaagaggaggaagagcggGAACGTGCCCGGCTTCGGGAGCGGCGCCAGCAACGGAAGAACCGGGAGGCCTTTCAG ACCTTCCTGGACGAGTTGCATGAAACAGGGCAGCTGCATTCCATGTCCACCTGGATGGAGTTGTACCCAGCAGTCAGCACTGATGTCCGCTTTGCCAACATGCTGGGCCAGCCGG GCTCTACTCCTCTGGACTTATTCAAGTTCTATGTGGAGGAGTTGAAGGCTCGATTCCACGATGAAAAGAAGATCATAAAGGACATTCTTAAG GACCGGGGCTTCTGTGTGGAGGTGAACACAGCCTTTGAGGACTTCGCCCACGTCATAAGCTTTGACAAGAGGGCTGCTGCGCTGGACGCAGGCAACATCAAGCTGACCTTCAATAGT cTGCTGGAGAAAGCAGAGGCACGGGAGAGGGAACGGGAGAAGGAGGAGGCACGAAGGATGCGGCGCAGAGAAGCTGCCTTTCGAAGCATGCTGAGGCAGGCCGTGCCTGCTCTGGAGCTGGGCACTGCCTGGGAAGAG GTCCGTGAGCGCTTTGTGTGCGACTCAGCCTTTGAGCAGATCACCCTGGAGTCGGAGCGGATCCGGCTCTTCCGAGAGTTCCTGCAGGTGCTGGAG cAGACTGAATGCCAGCACCTCCACACCAAAGGCCGAAAGCATGGCAGAAAGGGCAAGAAACACCATCGCAAGCGTTCTCACTCACCCTCA GGTTCTGAGTCAGATGAAGAGGAGCTGCCCCCACCATCCCTCCGGCCTTCTAAGCGGAGGCGTCGGAACCCCTCAGAGTCTGGCTCTGAGCCCTCATCCTCACTTGACTCAGTAGAAAGTGGGGGTGCTGCTCTTGGAGGACCAGGGTCCCCATCGTCCCACCTTCTTCTTGGGTCAG atCATGGTCTTCGGAAAgccaagaaaccaaaaaagaaaactaagaagagAAGACACAAGTCG AACAGTCCTGAGAGTGAGACAGACCCTGAAGAGAAAGCTGGCAAAGAGAGTGAAGACAGAGAACAAGAACAGGACAAGGACAGGGAACTCCGGCAGGCAGAGCTCCCCGTCCGCTCCCCAGGCTTTGGAATCAAGAAGGAGAAG ACAGGCTGGGATACATCAGAAAGCGAGCTGAGtgagggggagctggagaggcgAAGGCGGACACTCCTACAGCAGCTGGATGACCACCAATGA